From Streptomyces sp. 6-11-2, one genomic window encodes:
- a CDS encoding DUF6082 family protein, which yields MKLTTAVLAAGAAVSLTTAVVGAARLRQDARHQAERNEAVVARNQLDWLAQMSTNPDLAKFWTPKDMDVEEYMQLLKANQLICTLSLRDRLGFVRDGHLPFFASMVMSSDVCRRYWHLFGDLRAREAEGDERSEHFTRVLDQAAKNHPQAQPAAA from the coding sequence ATGAAGCTCACCACCGCCGTCCTCGCTGCCGGTGCTGCCGTCTCCCTCACCACCGCCGTGGTCGGAGCCGCCAGACTCAGGCAGGACGCGCGACACCAGGCCGAGCGGAACGAGGCGGTCGTCGCCCGCAACCAGCTCGACTGGCTGGCGCAGATGTCCACCAACCCCGACCTCGCCAAGTTCTGGACGCCCAAGGACATGGACGTCGAGGAGTACATGCAGCTACTCAAGGCCAACCAGCTCATCTGCACCCTCAGCCTCCGCGACCGCCTCGGCTTCGTCCGCGACGGACACCTTCCGTTCTTCGCCTCGATGGTCATGAGCAGCGACGTCTGCCGGCGCTACTGGCACCTCTTCGGCGACCTCCGCGCCCGGGAGGCCGAGGGCGACGAGCGGTCCGAGCACTTCACCCGGGTGCTGGACCAGGCCGCGAAGAACCACCCGCAGGCGCAGCCCGCCGCAGCCTGA
- a CDS encoding DUF6624 domain-containing protein, whose protein sequence is MTTDEPQRPDLARELIARATESAAHRAKRVRDQLDAVQLGQGRHTDHANTKVLRRILAEHDWPGHRLVGPDAARAAWSIALHSDDEPDFQRAATTLLGRAVQAGDALVQHWAHLHDRALITSGRDQEYGTQLLLRANGIELCPLRAPESIDTRRATVGLPPIAVALKAVRRRYTPDGSSDEVPKVVLAGAA, encoded by the coding sequence GTGACTACCGACGAACCGCAGCGACCCGACCTCGCCCGCGAGCTGATCGCCCGCGCCACGGAATCGGCCGCGCACCGGGCCAAGCGCGTGCGCGACCAGCTCGACGCCGTCCAACTCGGACAGGGCCGGCACACCGACCACGCCAACACCAAGGTGCTGCGCCGCATCCTGGCCGAGCACGACTGGCCCGGCCACCGCCTCGTCGGCCCCGACGCGGCCCGTGCCGCGTGGAGCATCGCCCTGCACAGCGACGACGAACCCGACTTCCAACGCGCCGCCACCACCCTGCTGGGACGTGCGGTCCAGGCCGGCGACGCGCTGGTCCAGCACTGGGCGCACCTGCACGACCGCGCCCTCATCACCAGCGGACGCGACCAGGAGTACGGCACCCAGCTCCTCCTGCGCGCCAACGGCATCGAGCTGTGCCCGCTGCGCGCGCCGGAGTCCATCGACACACGCAGGGCCACCGTCGGTCTGCCGCCGATCGCTGTCGCTCTAAAGGCCGTGCGCCGCCGGTACACGCCCGACGGCTCTTCCGATGAAGTCCCGAAGGTCGTCCTCGCGGGGGCCGCGTGA
- a CDS encoding DNA-binding protein: MTTSAPITPLTPTLQRVAQHLAKGCAPQEIAAKTGLSAVTVRQYIRDIRESLHCPPRCKPPVIVHRLFTTQQVASPTADRPAPKLSPEQLLLLRAVAEHSDKRDIAVAAKLAPADQRAALDQLLADTGSQDTTELVVLAHSWQLLPAEQADHATRSGAPQ; the protein is encoded by the coding sequence ATCACCCCTCTGACGCCAACGCTGCAGCGCGTCGCCCAACACCTCGCGAAGGGCTGTGCACCCCAAGAGATCGCAGCGAAGACAGGGCTGTCGGCCGTCACCGTCCGCCAGTACATCCGCGACATCCGCGAGAGCCTCCACTGCCCGCCCCGCTGCAAGCCCCCCGTCATCGTGCACCGCCTATTCACCACCCAGCAGGTGGCCTCTCCCACGGCGGACAGGCCAGCTCCGAAGCTCAGCCCCGAACAGCTGCTGCTGCTCCGAGCCGTCGCTGAGCACAGCGATAAGCGCGACATCGCCGTCGCCGCCAAGCTCGCCCCGGCCGACCAGCGCGCGGCGCTCGACCAGCTCCTCGCCGACACGGGCTCACAGGACACCACCGAACTGGTAGTCCTGGCGCACAGCTGGCAGCTGCTGCCGGCCGAGCAAGCCGACCACGCGACGCGAAGCGGGGCACCCCAGTGA